The Xiphophorus couchianus chromosome 3, X_couchianus-1.0, whole genome shotgun sequence genome segment ccagagacaaaagagaaatccgacaaacactaaaatctgatgccactccatttttgtttccatttggtgaagaGGGAAGTTGCATTCaatgttttcttcagaggtttttgtgtcgtttcttcagtggttttggtgtggcgcccccacaggtgaggcaGGGAACAAGTTTTTCAAACGGTTTAGTTTATTTGACACagagcagtgtgaaagagaacaggtttttcaattaattaGGATCATTTTACACAATAGTTGAAATGTTGGTCCCAATTGAACTGGGTCTACCGGATCATCAGGCGTGAAAAAAGCCTCAGAAACCCAGGAGAACTTTGGAcctcctgaatccgaggttttGGTGCAATGCCGTCGGTCcgtccattttctaacacccttgtccctgtTGGGTCAGAAGGTGCTGGTGCTTCTCCAgttaacgttctgggcgagaggccgggtcacctggacaggtcgttTTGGTGCAGTGATCGTTTTGTTTTCAGGGTTGTTGGAGAAATGGCCCAAACCCGTTTGTATCGGTTGCTTCCTCGCCGGGTCTCAGCCGCCCAGACCAGGATGGACAGTCTGGTGCCAGTTCTGTGGGACCGGATGTTCCCCAGGCTGCTTTTCGGGCCCAACCACAAGTTGGAGCGGATCTTTGGCGGCATGCTGCACCACCCGGAGCGCTCCGCCATGCAGATCTGCCCGTACTACTTCGACCAGGTGACCTGGAGGCTCCCGGCCGCGTCGCCCTGGTTGGTGATCCGCTCACACTGACGTCACGTCCGCCGCTGGTTTGTCTCTGTGTGATCAAACTTCCCTCCTGGCTATAAGGCAGAACAACCTGGAGCTGCACTGCTTCGACTCCTGGGGCGACGTGCAGAAGGAGAAGCAGCGGAGCGCGGAGCAGCATCAGAGCGGAGGCAGCCAGCCGGGGAGCCGGCCCGACGCCGGGGTCTACCTGAGCCGGCTCTGCCAGCTGCAGGACCTGCAGACCGGAGGCAGCATGACCACACAGATGTTCATCCACCTGATGTACGACTACAGCGACTGACGCCTCATTAAAACACgccttatttttaaaaacgtgAATGTTGGAGATGTGAAAACATGATTAATTAAGTTTACGCACCCAGGGAGAGAAGAGCAGGAGAGGATGACCTTCAGGATCAGCGCAAGGTCACGGCAGAAATATGGGGAGCCGTTGGTGACGTTACActgtcaaaaattaacagcaataatttgagttatttagcCTGACATATTTgaccaaactaaatatttagttaacaagCTAAGTGTTTAGCTAGCAAGCTATAAATTTAActtcaagtaaaaatatttaactccaaactgaatatttaattagcaaatgaaacatttaacttcaaacaaaaatattaattttagttAGCAAACTATAAATATTTCACTCCAAACTAAATGTTAAGttaaaaagcaaactgaatatttagttagcaagctaaatgcTAAggttgctaactaaatatttacttaaactacatatttagctcCAAAGTAGTTAGtaggctaaatatttattttcatgttatttgttACTGAATTCActcattaataaatataaatagttcATGTAACAACTGAATTAAATGCTTTCACCTTTTTTACAACTTggtttattatatatttatttcgtACTCGCTTTATTTTTGTCCAACAATttgctgtaatattttttcagtcTTCTTATTAACCATGTCAAATTATTGTAGAAtatcatgttttaaaaacattctgtaCAGATAATTTCTTTATCCCATTTGTCGTCCAGAGTTTAGTATTTTTCTTGATATTAACATCAGTTTTGGTCAGATTACAGTTCTTATTATACGTCAATAAATCCGTTTTATCATGTTTCCATGTAATCTTTATAAACTTCATCCCATCTCTGGGTTCCTGATGTCAGCTAATCTATTCCTTATTGATCTATTCATCAGATCTTGTATCATAGCTCTATATTGATTCtcataatttataaatatgGGAAGATGATCCCATTAGTCATTAAAATTTCACCTAATAACATTCTGTCATCATTCCTAGTGTTGAcaatttcaataattaatttctggcttagctagcaagctaactATTTAGCCTCAAGCtgcatatttaatttcaaactaaatatttttagacaaaatccttcaagataaacattttgctgcacagctaaatatttatctggGATAAAGACAAGGATTTAgtgtaactaaatatttaactccatCTCAAgctcagagaaataaaaaactaaactcaagttttcagaaaaacctttttttgatGAAAGTATTGTTTCCTGATTGTTTTTGAGctttaatgaaaatgtgttaaaattatAGTATTGGGTAAATGGCAGAATTTCTTATAAACTTTTGATAGTCATAATAACATGGAAAGAAGTTTGTACCTcagtaaaaacaattaaatgtttaatttactcATAAATTATGACTAATATTAATGGAAAACTACCCTGGTACTGGTCATTGCAGCAGATGTTCCAGTTCCAGCCACATTTAAAGCCCCGGCGTTGCTTTGTGCTGATGCATTGTCCGAGGTTCAAAAACAAATTGAGGACATTGTTTGGGGTGAAGTTACATCTGCCTGGTCGGCATGTTGAGCTCAGGAATGCTGATGGCTGCCTGGTGTTGGGCCAAACCTTGTATCGTTGAGCGCTTTCACCTTTTCCACACAATGCTGCCAGAggaaataacttttatttacttctttttaattaatttggtgAATCCTGTAGCAAACAACAAGGTTCAGagtaaaaaacacagaagagaaGTCAACCTTTGTACATTTCCTTTGTTTGAAGTTGTAATATTGCAACACTGGGTTTtacagggtcaaaggtcatagGAGGAGGATTTGAAAAGGAGTAAACAAGTTTGGCTTGCTGAAGCAGAAAGTTTGTTTCtcaaaacaagatggctgcaGGGTTTAGGTTAACGAAGCTGCATCTGAATAAAGGACAAGACTTCTGAATGATGCACTAAGACACTAACTAACactaaaattaacttttattttcagataaacTGGACAAACAGCTTATATTGGATTCTACCTGCATGTTTCTGTGAAAATCTGCAgcattttagattaaaaccgTCTCggtgctgccctctttgggttgACCGGTGGTACTGCAGCTAAAATGTCCTATTGGTTCCCACTTGGTTGCGTCATTCAGGCTCAATATAAAACCATTTCACTCAGacacgccccctggtggcgagTCCGGAGATGGAACTCCAGACGAGCCGCTTTTTTAAGTCACTAGATTTGTCGCTGGTTgctttgctgaaaaaacacTCATAGATTTGCGTGacttttaaatagatttattgtTAATTTCCACATTTGTCTCTAAGgcgttttatatttttttaaagttgcaacATGTGACAAATCTACTGATTTTGAAGGCACCGAATTTGTCGCAAGTCGTcctgttgggaaaaaaaagaaaagaaaaagatttgcaaGAGATTGTGAAACGTTGGTAaaacagtgacgtgcggtcaggggaggcaggtgaggcagtgcctcaccagccatcatggaaagaaagaaaatatataatcataaagtaatttaaattgttatattcatccggtggtttgtactaaaaaatatttatttttcatgtagcttcaccaatttcgatttttatttgttcaaaatcgctgaattttcttattttcccattcaaatgcttggaagcgatgccggtgaggcagcagcgagctctgcctcaccttggattgcgcaacccctggctctgcgctggctgctaagcggagagagcatgttgctgtacggcgtcaataaaatggtttaaacaaatttaatatgtgaacttatttccaatagtttagcttatgtatataatgtacagtgctttttgtcaccaactgtgtttgtgtaacgtgtttcgtgtaatgagcgattataaacggcagagaacaggttcgaggtgaggcaggcagttctcttgcctcatggcagggggcgctcaagatcccagacgttcgtcttgttcactcctcaactgccgagtaagtgacagcgagctaggctaaacgattcgggaagcaagtcaagtgcagcgatagattataatagagatagtgatttttttcctctcgcttatcccgactttcgacatggatgactacattacaacactaaaaaagttttctcaagtggactttcaatcgaagcaggtaagacagtaataacatttattttgttttgttttttaaggaaatgtgtgttttgtgagctacagtttgtatgtgtaaggatgcagaagtgaaacataacctgtaaactgctgtcaatctatgcatctatttgcaaatctgattctgatgacgtcagtgcctcaccagctatgaacctcaccgcacgtcactgtggtaaaaactgaattgaaatcaGAGTTGGCCACCGGTTCATCCTGATTTCtcctggctccgcccactttgctGTTATTTGTCGTCCTGTTTGAGGCCTAGCTGCTCTTTCACAGGGTCGCTTCCACTTTAACGACCGTTAATCTCGGTGGTTTGATGAtgcaggtttgtgtttgtgaatccTGGGATTAAATAACCAGTGAAACTCAGACGTTAATCGCCTGCTCTGACTGAACCCGCTTCATGAATCTcagctttattttctaaataaaacacagatcctCTCCTGTTGTGGAAAACgtgtttattgtatttctttataGCAACACTTTGTTGAGGGAGAACATCCTATTTATAGGAAGCAGCAGAGGCTCAGGAGCGCCTCTCCCTGACGGTTGGGGGCGCCTCAGGGCTCAGACTGATCCGAGGTCAGGCCCGGCGCCACGACGACTAAATTTAGTCCAGAAAGACAGAATAGTGATGAATCCACGCAGACAGAAATCGATATCTGGAACCGCCGCCTCTCTACTTGTAGAACTCGTGCTCCTGCTCGTCCTTCTTGATCACCGTCTTGTAAGCTTTTTCGAAGTCTTTGGCGAGGACGATGTACCTGTTCTCCCGCACGGCCAGCATGCCggcctgaggaagaggaggagaatgAGCCATAAGCCGACCTTTAACCTGGGAATGTAGAAGTGAAGGGTCAGCTCACCTCTTGGCAGATGGAGTTGATGTCCGCTCCAGAGATCTTGTCGGGTCGAGCCACATCTGAGCAGCAGTTAAAGATGAAACGGACGGAGGAGACGCGGCGGAGCCTGCCGgcagcaggaagtgatgcgaGCGTCCGCAGGACGTAAACAAACCACCTGACCTCCACACACCTGAGGAAGACTCCGGTCGTCAGGTGTGACTTTCCAAACCGGAAGCAGAATGAACCGTGGAGCGTTTCATTTAATTATGACAGTAAAACCTTTAAACATTCACAGCCGTTCATCAGAAGTTTGACGTTTCCTTTCTAATCTGAACCTGCTTTACCTTCACATCATGCTGCGTTCACTGACCCTCCGTAGCTGGAAACCAGAGCTTCCCCAGCTCTGTTTTCTGCTTAAAACGTCTGCTGCCAGAGATAAACCTTTCAGGTGGTTAAGAGTCTTGAACTCTTACAGGTCTGATTTTTAAAGCGAGGTTCTGTGATAAttgatttattcagtaaatctgcattaaaaaaacacatgatgcaaaatccacttttttagcCCTTAAGAACATTTTATCATTTGAGTCTTGGAGAGAAGAAAAGGTGAATCTAGTCTCTCCTGCTGCAGTTTATATGTCTTAATATTCAGTTTCAATCtgttcagttttctcttttccacATTAAGATTTTTGATCTATTACGTCACAGTTTTTCCTGCCTAAGTGCTAAAAAGGGTCAAGAACGGCTAACGCTAAGGCTGGATGACCAAGTCTACCAGTGTTTACATCTTTATCCATTTGGGAATAAAAAAGGTTTCTGTGCTGCTACATGATCTGctatcaaactacaaaaatgacCGAAGGGGGCGGAGCTGGATGCTGTGCGACCTGGAAGTGCTTCAGCTGCATTTAAAGAGACGGAACCAAAACGAGTTGCTCTCTAACGCACCTCTGACCAGGAGTCAGGGAGGAGCCTGTGGATTAGTTCCAGTTTCCACTGGATGATTTAGAAAAGGAAGAATTAAAAGCGTGATGAGGTTCCTTTAAAATGTGACCCAAACGTTTCTATAAACCGTTACTTCTTTCATGTCATTGCTAACATGTTTTCATGCTGCTGAATATCTAAAGTGTTGTGTTACGAATATAATAAGATATAAGGTATCTGCATGAAATTATTCACACCCTGGCAGACCTGGACTCCACCAAGAAGTTCCTTCCTGACAGGAAATGAGACGAGCGTCTCAGAAAGACGATAAACGACTGACAAATGTCAGCCGAGGTGATTCAGAAGGATACAGTCCTCCAGGTCGACCTCCTCCGAGAGGTTCATCTTGCTGGTGATGGTGGAGAAGATGAGGCGTTTCTGCCGGCGGTCAGGCAGCGGGAACTCGATCTTCCGGTCCAGACGACCCGGTCGGAGCAGCGCCGGGTCCAGGGTGTCGGCTCTGTTGGTGGCCATGATGACCTGAGGGAGGGACAAACACAGCGACGGTGAAAAGGCTTCCAGGTTCACAGACTTTAAGAAGAGAactaattttctattttaaagaaTGGAAAAATGTGAAGTGAGTTGCTCTCTAAAGGggattttatagcacaataaagtaactgtgttaccttcagaggtcaaatgtgacttaaattaggaagtaaaatttaacgccttgaaattgggcctctgtctctttaagaactgaTGGATCTCAGAAACgctgattttacatgatactgcccctttaacaacgcaggattttcttcttctcctgttgATCAGAACCCAGCTCGCTGTTTCTCTGAGCATTTAGTGACCTTGTAAGAAACAGAGGCGGGCAGCTGGCTTTTAAATGCCTCACCTTTAAAGAAACGGCCTGAACTCAACCAGCAGCGTCTTGTTTTTGAATTCAGGCGTTTCTGCAGCTTAATGACGATCATTTCCTGATCTTTTCACTGCGACTGGGAGAGAATCCGTCGTCGTCCTGCTGCTAGGCGCTGCAGGTCTTTTCAGGCGAGATAAGCTGCGATGACGTCAGCGTTCATTCATCAAGATGAAAGGTTCAGTTTGAGGCGGAGCAGCAACACAAGCGCCCAAAGAGATAAATGTGCCGtaaaacatgaagcttttcaCTCCTTTAAAGACCTTCTGTTGATGTATTTAATGTTTCATAACTAAATGAGAAGACGGACGTTTAGTGGCTGATTCTGATCTTCTGATTCCAGCTCTAACGCAGTGAGTTTGAAGATTCTTAGAAGCTTTTAATCcaccagaaaacaacaaaaataagaataaaatgttaaaacttttcattctctctctgtttctttcttcataaaattaacaGCTGGATCTGGCACTTTGCTTCGGCTGGACCTGAACCGCTGCTTCACCAGATCCACCAGGTTCTCTGGTTTCTATGGAAGCCCAAAAGGTCCAACAGAAAGTCATAATTactcattttaaagacaattgTAACTTTTAGtcacaatttcacattttaaagttaaaatcttACATTACCATTTCAAGTTCTAAAGTGTTTGATCATTATTTTGCCTTTTGAAGTTCACATATAAATGTTACAGTCTTGAGTTTTAAATCCTAATTTTGAATTTCtaagtcataattttgagattTAGGTCCTACTTTAGAGTCTGTGGACCGACCGGACGATGCCTCACCTGCAGCTGACGGCACAGCTGCAGGTGAGCCGCAGCCGGACTCACCTTGACGTTGACATTCTGGTCGAAGCCGTCCATCTGATTGAGCAGCTCCAGCAGGATCCGCTGCACCTCCCTGTCAGCTGCAGGGAAACAGAGAGTCAGCCGCGGCCGGCCGCTGTCAGACTAACCCGGACGAAACGCAGCCTCACCGCCGGTCTGAGCGTCGAAGCGCTTCGTGGCGATGGCGTCGATCTCGTCGATGAAGATGATGGCCGGAGCGTTCTCCTTGGCCAGCCGGAAGACGTCCCGCACCATCCGCGGCCCCTCGCCCAGGTACTTCTGGACGAACTCCGACCCCACCACGCGGATGAACGCCGCTGcaggagaacaggaagtgacgtCAGACACGCAGCCAGCCGGCCTCCGGTGGAAGCACGGCGGTGGCGGCCTGACCTGTGGTGTGGTGGGCCACGGCCTTGGCCAGCATGGTCTTCCCGCAGCCGGGGGGGCCGTACATCAGGACGCCTCTGGGGGGGTCGATGCCGATCTGAGCAGATAAAGAGCCGGACGCATAAACTTTGGTCTCTAGTTCAACATTTCCTGGTTGAATCGTCTCCGTTTCTTTCCTCATAAAGTAAAAATCCAAACCCctgctttctgtgtttatgagaatttaaagggccagcactttattttccagacacatagtgtcattttatagtaaacttaactatgttaccttcattcggtataaaaatatgactaaaagtaaatttgacttcctgatttaacaccttgaaattgggactctgcctctttaagaagctcctcctctttctgaagctccgcctccaggaagtcatccaacatggctcctctattaaccctttaatgttttcaccAGCACTGCTTTGAGCAGcagctcgtataatgagctcagtaggtgtttgctaatcctgctggctagtctgaaggagctgagaggaggGGGGGTCgtgggcagagtacccaaaaTTTTTACCAAAGTAAGAATAGcagtacttcaacatatttttactcaagtaaaagtaaaa includes the following:
- the psmc4 gene encoding 26S proteasome regulatory subunit 6B; this translates as MEETPLPINPDADALRQRVKLENFNMEDCVVVEKSPEELPSILSSRPQTGLSFLAPEPEDLEDLYTRYKKLQQELEFLEVQEEYIKDEQKNLKKEFLHAQEEVKRIQSIPLVIGQFLEAVDQNTAIVGSTTGSNYYVRILSTIDRELLKPNASVALHKHSNALVDVLPPEADSSIMMLTSDQKPDVMYADIGGMDIQKQEVREAVELPLTHFELYKQIGIDPPRGVLMYGPPGCGKTMLAKAVAHHTTAAFIRVVGSEFVQKYLGEGPRMVRDVFRLAKENAPAIIFIDEIDAIATKRFDAQTGADREVQRILLELLNQMDGFDQNVNVKVIMATNRADTLDPALLRPGRLDRKIEFPLPDRRQKRLIFSTITSKMNLSEEVDLEDYVARPDKISGADINSICQEAGMLAVRENRYIVLAKDFEKAYKTVIKKDEQEHEFYK